The following nucleotide sequence is from Solea senegalensis isolate Sse05_10M linkage group LG19, IFAPA_SoseM_1, whole genome shotgun sequence.
GGTTAACCAGCATATTTGAGTGATATTTAGAGACAACACAATACCATATTATCAccatattatcatgatattatagtcacgatacaatattatcacgatattcaagtcacGATATGACATTATCGCGACATTTAAGTCATGAATTCAAGACAGGATACGATATATAACACGATATTCCAGTAATTAATtaaagtcacgatacaatattgagtaaaaacatgtgttcaAAAACATCACCATACATCactgttgttttacttttttccttAAATAAAAGGATTTGATTTAGCCATAGCATAGCATAGAATCAGAAGTGGCTAAATATGGACGACTATTTTCAAAGATTACATGGTTCATCATGTGTGAATGATTTTCCAGTGAAATCATCAGTGAAGTGATGACCTAATGCAGTCACATGTATCACAGAGTGAACTACAAATGCAGCCTGATGTGTGGTACAAATAAGTGTGTAGATGGAGAAGCAGGAAAGATATTATATCACGGGCCAAATACAATTGTATGGTGGGCCGGATGTGGCCTGCAGGCCTCAGGTTTGACACATGCGAGCTACTGTGTTTAAAGACAGGGTTTGTCTGTCAGTGAGGCTGAAGTGTGGTTAATGATTATCCAGTGATAACAGGTGTTTTACTGCCTTAGAACGTCCATTAAGTTCCTCATTTAAACGGAGCTGACAGACGTTATTCAATACACTCGGAATAAACATGaagataaataaagatgaaagtTGACGATGAGTGTTTtatgaaacattattttcatgaatccatatttactttcatttgtataaaatatgaaaatcaaAGTTCAAAAGCTTAAGTTGGACTAATGCAGCTTCATCCTTCTATAAtctaaaatgtgaacattattttaaacataaacacagaaatcTCAACTAAAAGGATgacccttgtgtgtgtgtgtgtgtgtgtgtgtgtgtgtgtgtgtgtgtgtgtgtgtgtgtgtgtgtgtgtccctcacCTGTCGGACCGACTCCGTCACGCAGGTGAGCTCTCAGTAGTTGTGTGCGGCATCTGCACTTCACAGCTCTCCTCCACCTTTGGTACCGTGGGGTCAGGGTCATTCTCCAGTGGGACCCTCGTTGTCATAGCAACGCTCACCTGTTGCGGCTCCGGAGCCTCGGCGGCTGACTTCTGTGCGCGAGCCCGCGCGCCACCGACCGAGCCGTTCCTGCGGAGCGAGCTCCTGATGCCGCTGGACACGCGGCTGGAGAAGCGCCTCACGACGCCGCTGAGGCCGCGCAGCGCGCCCGCGTCCTTCTTCAGTAAACCCACATCATCCTCCAGCTCCGCCGGCGGAACCTCGATGTTCCCCGAGTACCAGAACACCCACCAGATCAGGCTGAGGAAGATGACGATGGCGCCCGCGTAGATGAGCAGGTCATAGAAAAACACGCTGGCAAACACTCCCACGAGAAGCACGAGCAGACCCACGACGTCAAAGGCGACCGCGAGCCAGAAGCAGCACACACAGCGCCCCAGGCCCCGGTACGCAGTGGGCTCCATACCAGCACCAGCACCGGCCGGCTTTACTGCACCTGTGTCAGGCGGATGTAAGGTGAGACAGGTGAGGAGCTGAGGGTCACACAGGAGGGGCGTGGCTCtgctcagaggaggaggggcttaAGCTTCTCCtgcccctctctcacacacacacacaggtacagaaACACAATTAtaatcatgtttttcctttaaaaacaatgaaggttttttttgttgaaagttaaaattttatatatttttactgatttgtttttgtttttaagtaaaaagtgacttcataACAAGAGAAACTTTTATTCCCCTCTGTGTTAGTTAACTTACTAAACTAGAGTGGTaactaacgattactttcataatcaattcatctgtccATCGTGTTCACAAATAATTCACACgttgtttgatccataaaatgttaataaatgatctcttgttttttcaagttttaataaacttccttccttccctctctccctctctgtattctcatcatgcaggttgcaggatccagatccagttttagAGGcaatccatatcatacatatcatcaccattattattgtgctataattaaaagttgatatcattaactgtataaacttataacctgatacagttgttgtgtatctgctcctggtctctctctctcttctgtctctacctcatctccctcttgtcctttctgtcccacacctctccactgtcccccatttttcctttcaccccaaccggtcgaggcagatgaccgcacatctctgagcctggttttgtcagagatttcttcttctgttaagagggagttttttctctccactgatgcctagtgtttgctcattgtgtgaactgttgtgtttctctgctctccttgatgttgtctatgtacagacctgagatcatgtatgttatgatttggcgctgtacaaataaaattaaattgaattgaatgtgtgaatatttgtgtatatactgtatatatgtgtgtatatactatatataaattaatatatctgtgtatatactatatataaattaatatatgtgtgtatatactgtatataaatgaatatttgtgtgtataatgtatatatgtgtgtatatactgtatataaattaatatatgtgtgtatatactgtatataaatgaatatttgtgtatataatgtatatatgtgtgtatatactatatataaattaatatatgtgtctatatactgtatatatatgtgtgtatatactgtatataaatgaatatttgtgtgtataatgtatatatgtgtgtatatactatatataaattaatatatgtgtctatatactgtatatatgtgtgtatatactgtatataaatgaatatttgtgtgtataatgtatatatgtgtgtatatactgtatataaatgaatatatgtgtgtgtatactgtatatatgtgtgtatatacagtatataaatgaatatttgtgtgtatactgtatatatgtgtgtatatactgtatataaatgaatatttgtgtgtataatgtatatatgtgcgtatatactgtatataaattaatatatgtgtgtatatactgtatataaattaatatttgtgtatataatgtatatatgtgtgtatatactatatataaattaatatatgtgtgtatatactgtatatatgtgtgtatatactgtatataaatgaatatttgtgtgtataatgtatatatgtgtgtatatactgtataaaaatgaatatatgtgtgtgtatactgtatatatgtgtgtatatactgtatataaatgaatatttgtgtgtataatgtatatatttgtgtgtataatgtatatatgtgtgtatatactgtatataaattaatatatgtgtgtatatactgtatataaatgaatatttgtgtatataatgtatatatgtgtatatatacaatataaaaattaatatatgtgtatatactgtatatatgtgtgtatatactgtatataaatgaatatttgtgtgtataatgtatatatgtgtgtatatactgtatataaatgaatatttgtgtgtatactgtatatatgtgtgtatattaaaGGAAAAAATGTACTAAAATGATTCTGATTTGACGTGTGTttgatgttgtgtttaatttgatttattgtactgtatattattgtctGGTGAGACtggtgaaagtgaatggttgtttgtctctaactggtgaactgtccagggtgtacgccGCATAttgtcagctgaaattggcacagcatccccgcgaccctctgggggaggataaagcgatggatggatggattatttaaGAGCACAGAGCCACCATGGTGTTTCAATCTTTCCCCAGATGTGAAGATTTGCCTGGATCAGAAAGCGGACTCTGGATCCAGGATATTATCCTCAGCCGAGCCACACCTTGTGGTCCCTTGAGTTCTGTACACGAGTGCCTCCCTGCTCTTTGAAACCACTGAAGAGGAGTTGCAGGATGTTCTTGCTGTGAACCACCTGTGAAAGTAGCTGCTCATCCTCCTCCACTATAGTCATTGGAACCTTGTTGACCAGCAAGTGTTACAGGATCCTGGGCAGGAATCCAGGCCTAGAATCTCCCTGGTAGAGCTGACTTGTCTGCCTTTGTGAGCCACTCCTCAATGTCTTTGCAATTGCTCTCCTTGAAGCTGGTATCAAAGACCTTTAACAGATGCAACGGTGTCTCCAGCTCATGTGAAGCAGAACTTATCCAGAACACTTCCCCCCGTCAGCACCAGTGACCTAGACTTGCTGGGTTTGAAGCAGTGAGCTTCTCTGGGCCTTAAAGGGTCCATCTGTGCTTCATCTGGTTCATCTGTGGTGAGGGTGAGATCGTCCATGACTGATTTAGCAACCATGGACGATAAGagtcaaataaatatatgaatgtgtgtgtactccaCTGTTTCTGTTTATACTGACATTAAACATTTACTATAGATTACATGATCACTGCAGCAGTGAGTGGGGAAATGACACCACCTGCTGGTGCTTTCTGACTTTAACGTGGAATCAGAATTTTTACCCATTCTCTcgcattcactcacacactcacgtcTGTCTGGGAtgatatacatacatgcatatcgTTAGCCTAATAGCATAATTGCctaagtcatttttttggtaATTGTGATATCTGCCTAACTTAACTCTCCTACCACTGCTGCACCACCCTACCTTATTCCCTACGTTCAAATATGACTTAGGCAACTATGCTATTAGGCTAACGATATGTATACGTATGTATAATCCGAGACTTTCTGGTAAACTATTCccaaatatataatatgattGGTGACTGTAATGAGTAACTGATGAGTAACGCTCTGTGAACACCAGAGTTTAAGATCTCATTACAATGAACACTGACTGTGGAgagttgaaaacacaaagaaagcatgAAAACAATATGAACTTTCTCTACTGCAAAGACAACTGTAACGTTTGAGAACTGTTAAACACCATTTCtacctttaaaacaaaacaatctcgTTTTCCCGAGCTTATGAGCGgcgttcgtgtgtgtgtggtaagaTTGTATCTGATCTGTCGCACAAACATTTCTCTGCGACAAATAAAGTTGCCATTTCATGCCCTAAGTTGTTTGACTTTGTTATTCAGCTTTGAATAGTCTTTTTATATTGTGCAGTTTGTAAATGAGCCACGTGAGCCACGTCTGAAACACAGTCAACTGTTTtagaaataatataaatatggtAACATACATCCAATACCTTGTTTGGATGTTTGAAGTGAAATGTGCCTTTAAAAGTCACCATTAGTCAATATTTCCTGTTCAAAAGTCACTCGGAAAATCAATACACTCCATTTTCCcaatgtcttcttttattttcatggttGTATGCTTCAATATCATTTGAACACGCTCAAGCACAGAGCCAGAACGCCACAAGAAACCAAAAACTGGGTCAAAGCAAAGGGAGACGACGGTACAACCGAAACAAACATTTGGTCTCAAACTGGGTCTGTTTCTCAAACAATTTCTTTTGCAGTTTATTCCTGAAAAAATCATCGTTCTACTCCACGCAAAAATCATGGTCCACACCTGTTCAACACAGATACAAcctctgctgtttgttgtttatgaatgacaaaagaaaaagaagaaaaaagaaaaacatgatgtcatgatgtgTAGACCAGAGTAGGGAGGTGGGAGAGGTGGAGGGCGGGGCTAACCCAGAAATGGCATAGCTGAGCTCTCAATATGAGAAAGCTGACTCGTGTGGACTTCATCTTGGTTTGtcatttgctttaaaaacaggtttttctttttcacgagttcttttgttgttgttattttctgaaGCTGATCTTCGGCACGCAGAAAAGGAGGAGGGGCCGTGACAGTGGGGGTGCCGTCGCCGCTGACAACAGTGTGGTGCGAGGTTGTGACCGAGCTCCAACCGTTTTTTCCCTTCTCGCCAGGACTCTCAGGACGGCTGCGTACTCTTCAGTCCCGATCAGCAACCAGCTTCAGCACCTTACCGATGGCAATGGTTTtacctgcaacacacaacaccacAGTCAACACAAGCACATCCTGACAGCCAGtgaacacacaccaccacaaacAGCTCATCATTTACCCACAGGCGCTGTTCAACTACAGAGACAGAAGAATGCTGCTCTAAGGttcaaaacaaactaaatactTCTCTTTCAATTCCAATGACTAcataatagcagcagcagcaaggatGCAGTTAGCagacttcatgtgtgtttgaagaAGTGACtgaatttaccagggtctttgaatgcatctcactCACTGCTCCTTCTTTATCACAACACACATTGAACCCTGCACTACTTTCACTGGCTGTTTGCtccatttcattttctgaaaGTCAAAGTCAGGGCACTGGATTTCAATCACTCATGAAGGAGGTCAAAGTTCAAccccgcccgcccgcccgcccaCCCACCCACGTACATACCTTCATCCCGTAAGGTAAAGCGTCCCATCTGAGGAAAGTCTTTGAAGGTCTCAAGGCAAATGGTCCCTGCAGTACGCAGACGAGCGATGCAGACCTGGTCCTGTTTGACAAATCGTGGTCGTGTCTTACTCTTCTCTCCTGATTTCTTGTCCACGAGACAGATTAAGGCCTGACGGGAACAGAGAGAGTTTAAATGTGATCAAATAACAATGTTCTCTACTTTCTTACAAACGTAGGTTTTcatgcatcattattattgtattattagatcattattaaaacacaatacatacatttgactgagttttaaacaaacactgttgcAACTCCTGATCAAAGCTAATGATGTAGATGCTGGGATGTCGCGTTACACATAAAGTTTAACATCAACAGAGACGAGCCTCGTGTGGAGGAGCCACGATCTCCTTCAGTTCTGCTGTTTGGGAACACAACGCTTTTTCCCCTCAACtttattaagaaaaacatttccCAGTGAACGACAGTAGAAGCGGAGAAAGGCGAGCGACCAGAACTCACTTGACATGGATATCACCAGGACAACAAATCCGTATCTCCTCTGTTCagttaaaggagacatattataccctatttcccccattaaaatagttccctggtgtcctaatgaacatgtctgtgacatgctttggtcaaaatacatTAGGATGAAGCATCaaagcagttcaataaccctgctaaacccgcccctttcagaacgctcggttttatgcatggtccctttatatgcaaatgtctgttgtgaagtggtgcgaacacacaaacacacgtttgctgactttatccggcacattagcttcatatataaaatcctctgtaaaacactgtgctccactgtgcagccaccaacagcacacttgtccctccgcgttgacataataccgctcttcctccctcgcctgcactctcgcagggacaaggtggagctctccaagtaaacttactggtggggcggtaacattcacggtgttaggggaattcaacatggagtgttttatcgcctatacttacactaagggggaccatgaaaacatgactgagtattctttttccacactttggcgactggtagggcctccagagacccaaatataagtattgaaatggttaaaaagttgattttgcataatatgtgaTATATGCcttaaacataaaatgaataagACACTTGGTGAAACAGTTTTTTCTACATGCTGCACAAATATCTATCtttaatttattattgttgttattattgttagacttttaatttgagaactttattttttgttcgTAGCAGGTGCAGCAATATTGACTATTATTTGGTAATGTAATGgtaatttttttaaaaccttgtGAGGTACGTACCACACCAAGTTTAGTAAAAAAATCATCTCTGCCCGTCTGAGAACATAACCATTGGTGTACACCAGGGGTCAGATTAGGGACATAATCTTTCTCAGCGACTGAATATCAGAACATATTGTTActcatcttttttcttctgatCTAAACTATTCAATATTGTACTAAAGTGTTTGACTCAGTTCATATTTctttacaataaatgaatgaattaattaatgaatgaatggatgaatgaatacatttctgtGGAGAGTAATGCTGTAGACTGTGTGGAAGTCACAGCTTGTGACTCAACTGTTGGATTAGACTCAATGAGGAAGTGAACGTGGAATATTTGCAtttccactcattcatcactcAGTCGTGGGTCTTACCGTGATTTGCACTTCTTCaatgcaggtgtgaatgtgaagcaCTGCGTTGTAACCTGGACAGATGATGGATTTGTGTTCGATGATGACGATCTAGAAAGAAAACCACATGTTGAGATGATACTTCACTGACAGCCTTCTACATGGAATCAGTGTGGACGATCCTTCAACCAGGAAATAACCACCATTCATAGATTCATAGATGATGTCACGACCATGAATGACGCTGTGCGCCTCTATACacgtatatacatgtatactaGAGACTgtggtacatgagcttcctctggaaATACTCTTCTACTGTATGAACCAGGGCACGTGAGGAATTCTGACAACAAACAAtctaataaataattattaataaaaacaaaacactctttAGCAGGTAGACTCCAGAGTGGAATGAAATCTTGTCTCTGGAGTCAGATGAAGGGAAGTGGAAGAATATCTTCAGATCTATTCAGTCCGTCAGGTTGTGTGACGTGTGGGTCGATGTGTGTACACGGGTCCTGTTCATTTATGCTGGATCTCAGGCTGCCACCATGGCGGATCATAGAAACCCAGTCACGTGACCTCCGGAGCTCTACGCCCACCACAAGTGCCGTGTTAGTGAAGACAGAACATCTGGCCTACCATTAGCTGAGCTGACTTTGTTTATGTGTGGGAGGGCTGACGATCATACTGACGATCATACTGACGATCATCGTCTGTGGTCACTCAGCAGGCGCGCTCAGCAAAAGCAAATACTGTATTGAGCCTTCTGCCGTGTGTGCCTGCTCAGCTGCTGGAGCCATCCTGCTCCTACAGCAGCAGTGGGCACTGGTAAACCTGCCCtcatctactgtatattacagAACTTTGTATTCTGCAAAGGTCAAGTATTCGAGAACTGTCAAAACAGGTGCAGATTGTGGACACACCTGGGCGTCAAAGGTGCGCCCCGAGTGGCAGAGGTTCTCAGCGTTACACAGGATAAAGCCCGGCaggatctcctcctcctcgatgCCCTTCAGGCGCAATTTGAGGTTTTCGCCTGGTTCAGCGTCATCGGTCTCCACGTCGTCTGAGAGGAGACTCAACACCTCCACCACGTGCTGCAAGAGAACAGTGATGACAAAAGAGCAAGGAGTCTTGTCAATGTCTTTAATCACTAGAAACAGAGAAATCTGTAAAAACTGGACTGTAACtgacattattttcatcattgatcTGACAGTTATGTTCTCGATTAATCAACTTgttcggtccataaaatgtcttcCTCCAACCTGGAAACGATGTTCTCGAATGATTTgagttttagtgatttctttgtcatatgtgcaaagaaatcagaacatattcacatttaagaagatgaactTATTCCATGTATTAAAACCAGTTGGCAATGAATAACAATTACACACaatgtgtgtgacacacagtgtATTTGTTATTCACACATGATGCAGCATCAACTCatacaaagtaaaaaatactTTAATATGAAATCAATTCCTGTCTGCCAGTATGAGTCAGTGTGAGGGAAGAGCGGTGTATCGAGTGATCTTACCCGGTTTGGCATCATGACCAGCTGCTGTGCTTTACTGATGGAGCCCGACTCTAGTTTACCCAGAATCACTGTGCCCATGTCCTAAGAGACAGATGGACACAAAGCAGGTgaaacaccaaaaacagaagctgatttattacatttacaaactTGAATGTATGATGTCAAAGTGTTTATTAAATAGCACATTGTTCTAAGTAAATAAACACTTCTTCAACTCTTAACACACTTCAAACAAACAGTCATAACCAAGTGAGTCAATCTTTAACCTTCCAAGTAATGGGCTAAATTTAGATGCTGCATGCTGATAGCAGAAATATGTGCTGCACGCCTCTGCACTTCCAACAGCAGCTATGTTAACATGGACACATACAATACATCATGTATATATCCTATACAGCCCATCATTCCAAATGAGAGGGCTGGTATATGCCAATCGTTGATATTAACAGTGAGTCTGATCATGATTTCACTTGTCTGATCCACGTGAACATGACATATTCCCATttcaaaaaagaataatcaacAGACACAAAAGTTACAGACGTGGAAGTGGAGTAAAAGGAGATGGATAGTGAGGGGACAGACGGACACGTGTAGCGTTTGTTTActacagaaacagacagacaacactGCTCATGTAGTCCATGTAAACAATGCAATTGTAAAAGTCAATCGGAACAAATCTTTTCAGAAtgtttgcacatgtaaacacgGCTACGGCACTTTTCCACTTTGCAGTTTCAGCACAGCTTGGAACAACATGGCACGACTCTACATGATCTGGTTTTCCATGCGTATAGTActtcctcaacatgggcggagtcattatagcacggctgcatgaaagtgCCGGGACATcgttttatgacacacacacacacacacacacacacacacacacacacactgatataaatgtatgtcttcttaactgatctacagttcggcattgatGGGTTAGATTCTTGTGTCTGACGTCACACTCATgacttccagtgacaacactctctcaCCAAATCTTTTCTAACCTTTAGCATTTTAGAAGCTACTCTTACTCAAAGCTTCATTTACAGAGTACTGAACCTATGGGCGAGTTACAATACATACCTTGTATTTGTCTACAATGGGCAATCTGACAGGGCCGTCACTGGATCTGTTGAAACTTGGCAAACTATCCAAGTGTGGAATGAAAGGTAAACCTCTGCAATGACATCAGACATGGACAGCAGTGAGACAGGGGGCTTCTGTCTTACATCATTCACACAAAGCAGAAGCAGACAGACTTACGTATACCAGGAGCACATGTCAGTGGGCTCCTTCAGATTGGCCCCCGTGAGCCCAGAGCACGGCATGAAGTGAATGTCTTTCCTCGGGTTGAAGCCCACCTTCTTTAAAAATGGCACCAGTTTCTCCTTACACTCTTCATACCTGAGGATTCACACGATGACAGCAGGGTGGTCAACATCATCTTCACAGTCACTAACATTCTGACAGACTAATGCAATATGCTTATTATTGAACctttgacaacaaacaacacaatgaccATCTGTACAAATGACCAGGCCACACAAAGCACATGAATACACAGTGTAATGTATCTGTGTTCTTAAATCTCACTTGAATTTATATTACACATACACCACTCATCCAACAGGGACTCTAATGTACATTATTTTGTAGATATCAGTCATGAATGTACTAGTTATAAAGGACAAGGATTTTCATTCacagttaatgtgtttttttattatttccttgaTCAATCTATTAGTTGTTTTGTCCATTATGATGGAAAATCAGTTCTCCCAAACCTGTCAGATCACTGTTATaataatggtgcttttccactacacagtacCGGCACGACTGGCctcagcacattttcttttgcttttccattagcgatagtacctgttacttttttttttagtactggCTCTTGTGAGATGCCAAGCAAATTCATGGCAGTTACAGGCAgccatgctatgatgactccacccatgttgaggaggtgctatataatggaaaaccataccaaaccgtgTTGAGTCATGCTGGGAcggtgtagtggaaaagcaccataatgGCAGAATTCTGTTTAGCGTCACATTTAGATGATGGCCTTTAACAGGTTTGTTGGTAATAGGGGTGTCATGATTCTCCAAATCCTCCAttcaattctttttttcctctcatttagCACAGATGGGCCTGCCATTCTTATACTTGCAGGGTTCTCACCAGTGCAGGAGAGTGTACGGGGCCCCTACACTGTGATTTTGATCCCCCATGCTGTGATTTTGGCCCCTAAGCTGTGATTTCAGCCCCGATGCTGTGATTCAACCTGAGTAGAGGgcttttctgttttattcattgattCTGTACCATCATAATAATGGTACCCATCGTTGGGGTACCATCGATGGTTCCCTCAAAATGCAGGAAATAGTGTTTAGTGTATTGGGTTATAAAATTTCCCGGGGGGATGCCTGTGGACCCGTCTGCAATACTCACGCCTGCTATGCTCGCCCTGCGGCTGCACCACACTAAGTCCACTAAGAACCCTGACTTTTCCAGCTGAGTctaggatcattggttttatgtcctgattactattttttttttaattcccatttaatcgtctacatggtgtcatgagtgatatgtccatcatttgtttgcaatgcACCACACTAAGGCTTTActgtaaaatttaaaatatgtattagggatgcacaatatatcggcattaatattgttatcagccgatgttcgtcattttttaacatatcggcatcggttcaatgagtaaaactgcgccgattttaacaaccgatgtttatactcgtctaattgctgtttgtgtatgtgtgtcgggaaggggaggccatgcggcatttgtttgggcatatgacagcgtcagtggcgcaagcgcagcacaagatgtgtgtgtgtgtgtgttgaggagagagaatgtcagtggtgtgggcgatttttcagggtgtcaattgAAGATACgcaaaaagcattatgcaacatttgcaaagtcgaggtaatgcgcggagggtttcgcgtcaagtcattcaataccacaaatttgattatgtcatttgaaaaaccgccaccctgaagtacacaacaAAGAAGCTAGCTAGCTgggctgggactcgaccaaaggaagtaataacgatcaaggtaatggaaatgattgctcttgacgaccagccgagggttccgacggttgatagcgcatattgaaccccgcaacaacctgccaagtcggcgctacttttcctatgttttgcaattgaataaatatctggttgccatgaatactggcatgtttgataaagtattttaacatgtttttttttattatggcagctcttagtagagcttgtcaggtattgtttctcatatctgttgtgtagttttattgtgaagggaagtggcgcggttgttgttgccgggaggaagggttgttgactttatttaggtacccagtatagacccccttatctcggttac
It contains:
- the si:dkeyp-72e1.6 gene encoding transmembrane protein 238-like; its protein translation is MEPTAYRGLGRCVCCFWLAVAFDVVGLLVLLVGVFASVFFYDLLIYAGAIVIFLSLIWWVFWYSGNIEVPPAELEDDVGLLKKDAGALRGLSGVVRRFSSRVSSGIRSSLRRNGSVGGARARAQKSAAEAPEPQQVSVAMTTRVPLENDPDPTVPKVEESCEVQMPHTTTESSPA